From the genome of Stigmatopora nigra isolate UIUO_SnigA chromosome 2, RoL_Snig_1.1, whole genome shotgun sequence:
CCCTGTACTCCAACGCCGCACGTGCCAGTTTAGGGTAAAATAAAGCCACAGTAGGAAGGATCCAGATCTCCTGTAGGGTTGGAGGTTGTCATTGGCTGACATACCAAAGTAAAAACCACATCCGATATTTAAGCCATAATTCCAACCTGGTCCCAGAAGACGTGGCCCCAATAATCTTGATCCTCACAGCCATTCGACAGCCCACCTGGACTCACGCCACTAAATGAGCTGATTGGGCTGTTTCTGGATGGGAAGGCACTGAGGATGTAGAACATGCACCCGATTACAGCTTTTAAGAGCTTCTCAGACCCTTTGACCTCCACCTTGCTGGACAGCCACAGCTCTTCCCAGGCGTTCTCGTGAGAGCGGCGGAGGCAACCCGTCGCCATCAGAGCCAGGCCCTCATCAAAACTAGACTCCACAACCTCTAAAGAGTCAGATATTGCCAGAAGGAAACCCCAGCAGTCTTGGCTTTTTCCGGGTGGCAGTGTCAGAGTAGAGGGAATTGGAGTCCAGATAAGGTGCACTGTGGGACGGGGGCCTTCTGGGAACTCGGCCGTGTGTGCGCGACCTTGAATATGGCTAGACGAGGTAAAGGTTAATCAACCGAGGAAAATGCACGTATCGGTTTTAGGGGAGAAACTTACCTCCCACCTCTGTATTCAGAAGCATtctgaaaatcaatatctttACTCTGAGGCACAAAGGAAGAGTCCAGTTTGACTGTCACCGCCACCTCGGTGGTCACATGGCGCACCACCACAATCTCCATCACCATCAGGTTGGCGTGGTGGCGGTGCACGTAGAAGGACTGGGAGATCGTTGCGCTAGATGTGGTCAGTGTGTGCGTGAAAACACCTGTTTGAGATTTAAAAGAGAATCAACCGGCTGCCAATGCCTCCaaacaaaatggattgaacgtcaaAGCGCCGTTCATGGCATTGAAAGCTAAAGATATAGTGTAATGAAATTTGTTTAAgaattgtaaatatatattgccATGACATAacatgaaggggaaaaaagtttggacacccctgggttTAAGGTTTAAAAAGCCCACCGATGTTGGTGTCCAGGCTGTAGGAATCTTTCCCAGCTTCCTCTGTTTCAACAGTGACCGCAAAAGGACATGGAACATCTGCACGGTGGCATTGGCCTTGTCCTCCGTTGTACACACCGCCCATGTGCATGGTGTTGTTGTACACCTTCCATCCCAAAAGCCCATTGGCCAGCGGTGGGAGGAAGCGGTGGTCGGCGGGGAGAGAGTCACTGATGAAGGTGTAAGGGTCAACGGACATTAGGCCTGGGGGAGGGTGAACCTGTCACATATGAATGGAAttcaatgcctttattgtcagaatgaagtgcacaataacaacaacaaatgaacagACAATTAGTTAAAGTTTTGTGCTTTTGGGGGGTATAAAATACTTAGAAAAAgtacataaatgaataaagaGAATAGTTCTGTGCTTACTTCAGGAGACGGACTGTTGTTCTCTCACGTGATCAGGAAGCTGGATCATCTGTTTTTGGTTAACAACTGAATAGTTACTATGGAAGGGTAAAGCATTCAATAAAAAGGTATGAAAACTTAGAATTTGTTGGTAAGACGACGTGGTGTAAAGTTCAGGATTGCTCTCATGTGTTCTTATTGCACGTAATCGTTGAGATCAGGGAGAAAAATTCAATGGAGGCTTGCtgggagtttaaaaaaacaaaactggaaaTAGCTGGAGGTTAGTCACAAAACCAGgagtggatttaaaaaaaactttttaagagACAGTGGTCACTATTTTAGACAGATTTTCAAAGGTGTAAATCAGGGCAagggactatttttggtcaaaaaaaggcacattatttttcttgataATTAAGATTTTAACTCAGAGAAAGTTCCTAATCTTGGTGATTAAAAAACGAATATATTAGCAATTATCCTAATAATTTTTGTTAGTCATCATTGTATGTATATTGTGTATTATTGGTAAAATATAAGTatacatcaatttaaaaaaaagaatacaatgtcagaaaagctaaattaatcatattaaaatgaaccaaaccagaaatatatataaaaatatatatatactataatttCATAATCTGtggtcatctaaaaaaaatcttaaatactGTTGGCAGATTCCCGCTATTCATTAACAATCCATCTTTTGTTCTTAAAACATTGTTCTTTTATAAGACAAAAACACCACTTACACCCAATAGGCATCTCTTTGTCAGCATTTTCTCTCCAGCTCCAACCCAATTGTCCCCAACAAGCTGTAGATTGACCGCACCTCGTGGTGGCGCCGTGGAGCTGTTTGGAAAGCATCAGGCATCAAAGCCCAAGTGGGGGTCAGAAACACAAACCCTGGGAAAAGCAGCGCTTTGTCCATATAAGGCCGCGATCCATCCGCTTCCCCTCTTCCTCCCTGCTTCCCTGCCTTTCTCAGACCTTCGGGATATTTACAGAGAGCGCCTGCCTTATTAGGAGCTCAGCTTGTCTAGCCTGCAGGACAGCAGCTCAGTTCTTCTATGATGAGATCTAAACTGATGGCTCTTCACTGAGCTTCAGACCCCAAGCCTCCCATGTTGCGCATCCCTTGCAAATAATTCGTACTTGTAGCCAAATATCGCAAAGGCATGTTATTTTCTCTTTGGAATGTCGGTTCCGACGTGAAAAATACTGGCCTCCTTAAATAGAACAATGCACTGGAGTGTGCAGACTAAAATGGTGTGGAGCAGGTGACCACAAATAACAAGGCAACAAACAGCATGATAAGACCAAGTTAAAGAACGGAGAAAGAATTTCACAATGCTTAAAACCTTACTTTGTACATTTCGAGAGGTGCATCCATTTTAATATATTAGAAAACCAACATGTGAAGAAAGACTACATGGCATTCTACTTCAAAAAGGGTACATTATActaatatttatacatatgtaaTATACATAGCCATGCTCTCTTGGAAGAGAAGAATTTACAATgacatttaggtttttaatcAAAGCTTAATAGGCTTCAACTGAACAGCAATTTCCTTCTGCACGTCCGTTATTGCTTGGCAGAGAGTAAAGTGCCATTGACCAAGTTCTGCGGTCTTTTCATTTAAGGGCTTGGAGTGTGTATGTggtcacaaaaaataaaaaatagggaAGGGATGGTGCACAGGTGTAGAGGTAGGTGGGTTCAAACACTTGTACGAGGTGAGAAAAGAAATCAAACCTGCTTGATTGATAACATGAGTAACAGGACGGCCACTTAATACAAATGTGAATATGTGAAGCAAAAATGTGTtcacaaaaattaaatacttAGCGCAAGACCGATTGGCCTTTGTGCATTCAGGGTATgcgcaagaaaaaaagaaatgtgccTCCTGCAATGCACAGCTGTGGTACAACGTGGACGTTTTGGCTTCTAGGGACCGGTCTCTTACGCCAAAACATTTCCTGTGACAAACAGGCCAAACAAGGCACATAAAAGCCACTCCAGATGTTCGAAAGGCCTTACTAGCCAAGTCAACATTCGGCAGCCCCCTACTCTTGCTCTTTGgttttggaggaggaggaggagggggggggggtgctgtaCTAAGATGAAAGGGCCCCAGCTTTCTCTTTCTCATCCTCTTACTTGGAGAGTTTGCTGATTACACGAATGAGTGCTCCATTCTCATCTTTAAGACGCTGGTTGTCTGCTCTCAGGTCAACGAGAACCTGGTGGCAAAATATCACATTACTTAGTACCCAAATATTCAAGATGGATCTCAAATGCATTTCTTTTGGACTTAAGTTGACCTGCAAAAATGGCTGTTTTCTAACAAAGATATACCTGGGACATCACTCAAGAATTAACCATTTTctggttaaaaaatatttaaaattcaattgTGGTCAATACCCCAAATACAGTGGTCAAAAACCATGCCCACGATGCTGCTGAGCGCCATACACTAAAGCACAGCCAATCAACTGGCAGCATGCAGTGTTGACAAGTGCTCACCTTCAGCTCCTCCTCAAGGTCGGCCATCCGCCGCTCCAGCATCCGCCGTTCCTATAAACGCGTCAGTGGAAAACGGGAGACGTGGAAGTAATGAGAGCTTGTGAAAGTCGAGGGTAAGCGAGTGAGAGCATGTGCTTTGGTGAGATTTCAGACTCAATAGTGAGAGCAAGAAGGAAAGAAAGCCACTGAAACACAACAGGTAACAACATAAATGGGGACACGTTACCTTTCTCTCGAGGTCCAGCAGGGCTGAACAGTCAGTAAAGCGCTCTTGTCTCTGGAACACAACAAAGTCAGaatagaaatgatttttttaactaactgatCTAAATTATGAATTCCAAAAGAACCTCTATCCAAGCAAATTGGCCTTAAGTAGAATGCTTACTTGTGCTTTGTTACATGGTAAACATCACTCGCTTCATGCGAGAGAATTAAAAAAcctgaacattcattcattttcatactaaacattaaaaaaaaggagtaaaacCATTAAATTAAAGTAACAGTACCTTGAGCGTTAGGGATTAATTCCTTTTGTGTTAGTTTtcattggggaaaaaatgctgcATGTTTTGTCAAATCATAATCTATATAGCTAAACCTTGTGATAAGtttaaaatgttccttttttaattgaaataccTAACGTTAGTAGTGCCTTTATATAGCCATTGAATGTTGTGACACActagcgtgcatgttttttgtgcttTGGCACCTGTGTGGCTTTTTCTAGGTCCATCCTGGTCTGAGTGACAACCCTCTGTGTATCTTGCAGCTGAGACTGCAGCTGGCTATTTTCTCTGGTCATATCCTCAAAGAGCTGAATTTATGAGAAAAAGGTACAGTCATAAATTGAAGAAATAAAAGACATAGTACCATAACAAACATAAGATGAGTTCTGACCTTCTTGAAATCCTTGCTCTCACCACCCTCATTACAGTGCACACTGGACCTGAGTGGACAAGTCAGAGACTATTGTGGTGCTGACAGGAGGTGGAAACATGTCTAAAGAATGAGTCATACCTGGAAGCCAAGAACTGATCTGACTGTAAACAGAGGAGACAGGTCGACAAATTATGAGAAGCGTTCTTCGGTTAATGGTCTGCGGAGACCGGAGATAAAGTAGACGCACCTGCGGATCCAGCCGACTGCCTGAAAATTCTTCCTCTCCGCTGGGATCATTGTCATCAAGCTTGAGAAGACAcgcagagtttttttttttttttaaaagaaaagcccTTCCAGCTGCCgcattttttcttctattctAATGAAATCAAATTATACCTCTCCGCTTCTCTGAGCCTTCCTCCTGGCTCGAGCTTGTCTCTTCTCCCTGCGCTCTTGGGCCCATCGCTCAGTCTCGCTCTCCCCAGCGCTGGCCTCATTTGCTGGAAAATAGCCAGCTGTTTAACAGAAGTACTTCAACAGCTAGCCGAGTCGTGTAGTTAAGGCAAGACGGGAGGAAACGTCCACCTCTTCTGTCGGCGGTCTGAGATCGTGTTGTGCCGGCGGGCTGCGTGAGACCCAGCAGGTCAGACTTCTGTAGACTGGCTATCCGAGACCTCCAGCTCACTTCCTGCAGACCAGTGTCCATGTCTTTTTGGGGTCATGACATTAAAAGCAGCATTTAACGCTGGCCTACAACAAAAAGCCAGCTCACCCCTTCCTCTCCCCTCTTAGACTTtgcttctttctctttttccttttcatccTCATCCTTCTTTTCTCTCCCTTTGTTGTCCTGCTTCAAGGTCTTCATTGTCTTTTCAGCTTCTTGCAGATCTGTCAGCGTCACCCCCTTTAAAATCACAGGAACATTTGCATAATACTTTAAAAGGAAAAGGCAAGCGCTGGTGTAAGTGACCTATTAGGACTACCAATAGGCTcttcaagaaatttaatatacaaatcACACATTTCTCGGAACTATAATAACGGAGGAAATTATAGTTAAACAAGGATAATGACACCATTTGCGAGCGCATTAAATCACACGCTGATGCAGGCCATTAACTGCAATTACCATAATGGGCGGGCAATGCGTAACGAGTAGGCAGAACATTCTGAGATACTCCCATTAGGTAAAATAGTGCCAGCATTCAAAATTGGCATCAAAAATTAGCTTAAAGTTATTATTATGGGAAAAATTAAATTCAGTGTCAAGATTCATTCCATGGGGATGCACTAAATCTAGGTTTTGTCATGTGCTTTAAAGCTGGGGTCGCTGTCATACACATTGCTTATGACATATGCTGTTACATACCTGAGTGGATCGACGAGACTGACGTGCGTGCCGTGAGCGAGCTTTCCTCTGAGCCTCTGCCTCCTCATCACGAACTGGTGTCAAGTAGGACCTCCATAAAGTAAAAGTCATCTTTATCAACAATGTAGCGGCAAGGAGGTTGTCCCGCAGACTTTTGTGTCGACTTACTTGCGGCGCTGCTTGGTCTCAGATTCTGAGCCAGTTGTGCTTTGAGGATTGGTGTTGTTGTCCAATGGCGACTGGTCTTTTTTCTCTGTCTGTTCCTGAggaaatctaaaatatatatatatatatatacatatatacactgtTGGAATTGGAGGAACTCTGGCAATCCACTTAAACTGAGAGAGCTGCCAAtgtttggacatctatcactgtcaatggcagccaatgagtccaggtccaaaaacaatgaaaaattgcAATCTGTATATTATCTATTTGTAAAGTTTtggtattttaaaatacatgagGTCATTTTGTACACTATAACACTACACTCAACCTAATGAAGTTCTATTGTTATAGTCTAAAATGTATTGGGATAGCTTTATTCTAGCCAATGGCAGTTTTGAATGAATCAATACAAACCTTTGTGCCAAAGCACTGTTTAGGCGACCTAGTCCAGATGTGCTTGTTCCTGTGCTACCTGAGTTCACACTGGCTTCATCCAGTCTCCTTCCATAAGATGAgctttaaataaaacaacaaaatgcaagaagctgaaaaagaccaaaaacaaacaaaaacggcACAAATAAATAAGAGCCAGGCGTCTCTAACTGACCTGCGGGGCAAAGATGGGTTGGAGATAGTGAAGTCATTCCCTGATTGGCTATGAAGCCGACGAGTGTAGGACGAACTACGGCTCAGCCAACTGACAAGGTGAACAAGGAAACAAAAGTGGTGAGGGGTCAGCAGTGGTAAAGTGTGAAGGAGGAGGTCCACCTGTTGGAGTTGTCAGGGCTACTGTCTGGAATACTGACGAGTCTCCTTGTTGAGATAGGAGGTACTCTGGCAAGTCTTGGCTCCTACGAAGAAGAGATGGTTTCCAAAATAAGAACACTGTgcatggaaaaaatacattgtccATTTTGTACCTTGGGGTCTGTGCCAGAGCTAAGCCGGGGACTTGAAGCTGAGCGGGTCATCCCGAGGCCAGACTCTAGAGACTTGTTCTGGTCTGGGGCGGAGTCAGAGAGTCCAGCGGAGCCAAGAGTCACCGAGCTTCCTGCTTTCCTCAACGACGTTCTCCATGAACCAGGAGCCTCGGTGGCAGCGGGTTTGCCTGGTTCCTGTTGATCAGGAGATAGGATTGTTCTGTGGGTATTTTTGTCTGGCAGCCAAGAAATGTTCACAAAAATGCTTGCTCATTTGACCTTTTTGACTTGATTTGCATTGGTGCCAGCTGGCATGGAGGTAGGAACGAGGCTGCTGGTGTTGCGTTTGTTGTTCAAATTGTTGATGATCTCTCGGTTTTTTGCCTTCTCTGCAGACATTAAATGAATCGCATGTCATTCTATAaaagtccattttttaaatgccactTATCAGTAAGAGGCTGTTGCTCTCACCAGACTCAGCATCACTCTCCGATTCGCTGTCATCCTCCGAGCTGGAGCTGCTGGAGGCTTTGGGCTGATTTTGCGAGGGCGGAGGCCGTGAAGTCTGgccttcttcttcctcgtcctccACGGGGCTGCTTTGCAGGGCAGGTGGCGGGTGCTTCTCCCGCTCATGAAGGCAGATTTTTTCCTTACTGCTCATGCGCGAGATCGAAGTCCTGAAAGTGAGCAGAAACAACACGGGTGCCATAAAGAACCATGATCACATTTCAGTGGGGCAATaatatgttaatatttattaacCACCGACTACATTCTGGGACCACTTCATTGTTAATAgcttgttctttaaaaaaaaagttaaaaatatcGAGGAATAGTTTAGTAATTGTTGTCACTTATTTCTTCAATTAAAATTAATGAATCCACCCAGATGGAAAAAAGACtttcagataaaaataaatctaaattgagtttcagaaaatgagtacaTTGGTGAAAAGTTTGACATTGAAAACTCATGATGTCACACCCTAATCAGCTAATTAACTAAGGTCTGTTGCCTTTCAACCTGGGTCAACATGATACATAAAGTTGATAGTTCCCGACTGACAAACAATATGCAGatgctgctttttattttttttaactgtattttaGTTTCCATGCATAATTCAGTGTAGTCATTATGCATTTGATCATGTGCTtagatttgttttcttttattcctGCAAAAAGGGTCAAGTAAGGCGTTTATTTAGCTCTTTGGTCATTTTCTATGGTTTTGGTAATTTTCCTAAACCGGATTGAGCAAGACAGTtgtaaggaaaaaaattaatttcagCAGACAGTGTTGAGAAATCTACACCTCAAATCTAAACCAGTCTCTCACTTTATACAAACACTGCAACAAACAACCAAGTGTTGAATTGATGCAACATAAAAATGGACTTAAATAGGCAACAATATTTTGGTGGACACAATGTTATTGACTTGAAAAGGCCTGTACAACAAAGCGAGTGGAACCTGTTCATGAGATATTCAGCTGACTCAACCAAACCACACAACCAGTGTAAAGCACACTAACAGCTGTGGTTAACATTGGGAAGAGTCTTCACAGCTTTGTTTGAACATTCACATGAAATATGCGATGATAAATACAGGAAAATCAGGTGCAACATactacacccacccacccattgtggaatttttttctaaaaacatttgaaacacCAACAAACTTAATACTGTATAGTGGGTAAATGGCTAAGTTTACAAACTGCGTGtttaaactaaacaaaaaatatcaaagcTCTTTAGAGAGCGAAACACATCGCTTTACTAATCGCATAAAACCATTGTTTGTCATATGAGACAGTTTGCATAACAGGAAGGAAAATTTTAATTTATCAGCTATCTATCATTTATCAGCTCCTGGTATTTAATATTCTTCACTGTTAATTAAATATGCTAAAACCAATTTAATGCAGGTCAACCTTTTGTTTCCCCTTCCTGGCATTAATCCTTTGTAACGTCCAATGTGGGTCATCTTTAATTACGTTAATAACAGCAAACAGACACAAAGACAGGCTAGACTTTTGAACCCCAAAATCACAATGGAAATGTGGTTTCAGAACAATTTGGTTTACGGtgaatacaagaataaaaaaaatattacataagTTCTTTGTTCGTTAGCCTGGAGTAATTTCAATTCCATTTGAGGTCACGGTTTGAGCTATTTTTTGTGCACTAACGTTAGCTTTAAGGGTGTTTCCAAATAAAGTAAGATGTGCTTTTTAATACCCAAAAACACTTCCTTCCTCAACAACAATGGGAGTGCCTACTATTAAGGCTGTTTTTGATGCTTTATGGTCTCTGTTTATTCTGCAAATCCTGTTCCCTTCTTGCATTTTAAAGTGCTTCTTACATTCACAGGACTAAACAGATTCCACAATGCAGCGTGAAATTCATGTGGCATTGTGGGATGTGGTAGTTATTTTTAGCTAGAGCCCCATGTTGAATATAAACTGtcatttatgcaaaaaaagcaaagaccTTGCACAGCAACTATGTTATTTAGTCATAACTTGTGTTTAAATAAATCCTTATAATTGTACAAAATACAGACAAGCTCAGATATAATAAGGTAAACTACATTGCTCCACGATTGGATATATTGAATATCCATTTATCTAAATAGGGAACtttgtttatttcagttttGGGTACGCCGACAGGTTTTGTGGGATATATTAAATACTTAACAAGAGGAATATTATAAATGTTCAAAACTGCAACCCAATTGTAGCATTGAGttaattatgggtaaatgcaaaatatttcaaataatttgTGCACAAAAGGCACAACAAGAAGCCAAAAGACAATGGCACTGACCGTCGTGTGCGCACTGGTACTGTGGAGATTTGCAGGTTGGTCTCGATGACAGGAGTCTGTTTCTCTTTTTCGGTGCGTAACTGAAGTGGAATATAAACATTCATAAACACAGAGGACATTCAGTGCTCTGGCGTTATCAGTCATATCAGGTTCATCTGCCAGAATAAGACTTGTCGCCTGCGTTCGGGCACACTTACAGCATTCTGTTTTTTCTGCAGCTCCCCTAGTATGTCCACGAGGTTCTCATCTGCAACATCCGAAGGTGTTTGGCCCTACAAGGAAATTCACAGTGCAGCTAATTAAATGGCTTCCATTCCCATCCCGCCGCTCATGGCGAGGATGCTTGTTTGTTAGCAACTCACCACATTGTTGACGGCCCTCATATCGCACATGTGGTCGGCCAAAAGGGTGCACACCTCCTCCTGTCCCCAGTGAGCTGCCGCGTGCAGGGGTGACCAACCGTCGACGTCCTGGCTGTCTAAATCCACACCGCATTGTAACAGCACTCTGGTAAAAAATGACGACAAAGACCAAATGTAAAACTCGAAGGGGCCGGTAATAAGGTTTTGATCCACGCAGACAAATTCTCACTTTAAAACTTCGATGTATCCTTTGGCTGCTGCTACATGCAGAGCTGTTGCTTTTGTGTTTGGGTGGGGTGTCAGAGTGCCACCACCTTCTTGCATTGCTTTGGCATCCTGAATCATGatcctctcctcctcctttcgGGCCTGGTCCACATCAATTCCTGCAACGTGAACATGGACATATGCGTTTAAGAAAAGACTGAAACAATCTACAATGTAGTGCAATTATGAAATAGTTTCACTTACTTAAGTTTTTGGTTTTGGCAAATGTGCATGCagaggtagttttttttttaaaactctggTTATTATGGTTCCCAGAGGGAGGATTGTGTTTACACattgttgtatttaatgttaaccCAGCTTACTCAACACAAAACCAATCCAATTCTTCAAGTGATAATATGGTCAGATTTATAAATGCATGTTTTCAAGtgattttttaagataaaaccaCTGAGATAAAAGAtccatttgtcacattttacAGGGGAGTTCCAGCTAACATTTGGCATCAGGGCTTGGGCACAGTCAATAATTTTTGTGATTGTCTGCTCTAATCATAAGTCTGGCTTCACGTCATTCTAAATATACCATTTGGACATCACCTTGCTTTTTGATTTCAGC
Proteins encoded in this window:
- the LOC144212727 gene encoding protein phosphatase 1 regulatory subunit 12A: MAATDQSRSEAAKQRRQDQLQRWLGSETDQTDSEARGSANGAGTRRARVRFAQGAVFMAACSAGDREEVAGLLRQGADINHANVDGLTALHQACIDENAEMVQFLVESGSNVNTGDNEGWTPLHAAASCGFIQIAKYLIEHGALVGGVNSEGQLPLDVATEDPMERLLKAEIKKQGIDVDQARKEEERIMIQDAKAMQEGGGTLTPHPNTKATALHVAAAKGYIEVLKVLLQCGVDLDSQDVDGWSPLHAAAHWGQEEVCTLLADHMCDMRAVNNVGQTPSDVADENLVDILGELQKKQNALRTEKEKQTPVIETNLQISTVPVRTRRTSISRMSSKEKICLHEREKHPPPALQSSPVEDEEEEGQTSRPPPSQNQPKASSSSSSEDDSESESDAESEKAKNREIINNLNNKRNTSSLVPTSMPAGTNANQVKKEPGKPAATEAPGSWRTSLRKAGSSVTLGSAGLSDSAPDQNKSLESGLGMTRSASSPRLSSGTDPKEPRLARVPPISTRRLVSIPDSSPDNSNSWLSRSSSYTRRLHSQSGNDFTISNPSLPRSSSYGRRLDEASVNSGSTGTSTSGLGRLNSALAQRFPQEQTEKKDQSPLDNNTNPQSTTGSESETKQRRKSYLTPVRDEEAEAQRKARSRHARQSRRSTQGVTLTDLQEAEKTMKTLKQDNKGREKKDEDEKEKEKEAKSKRGEEGEVSWRSRIASLQKSDLLGLTQPAGTTRSQTADRRANEASAGESETERWAQERREKRQARARRKAQRSGELDDNDPSGEEEFSGSRLDPQSDQFLASRSSVHCNEGGESKDFKKLFEDMTRENSQLQSQLQDTQRVVTQTRMDLEKATQRQERFTDCSALLDLERKERRMLERRMADLEEELKVLVDLRADNQRLKDENGALIRVISKLSK